In Gemmatimonadota bacterium, a single window of DNA contains:
- a CDS encoding pyrroloquinoline quinone-dependent dehydrogenase, producing the protein MIQRTEIHRLTLSLIALFWAAPILAQDGARNGEWPAYAADGGSTKYSALSQVDRDNVGSLEIAWRWQAENFGPEPEFNYRVTPIMVDGVLYTTAGYRRAVVAIDAASGETLWMYRMDEGVRTDYAPRVSSGRGVSYWKDGPDERIFVITPGYHLVALDARTGRPVPAFGQSGVVDLKSGLDRPVDPIEATIGSSSPPVVSNGVVVVGAAMLTGLNPVSRENTPGFVRGYDARTGERLWIFHTIPLPGELGHDTWENESWRYTGNAGVWAPFSVDEELGFVYLPTEAATGDYYGGHRLGDNLFTQSLVCLDILTGERVWHFQMVHHGIWDYDNPAPPILVDVTVDGTPIKAVVQVTKQAFAYVFDRLTGEPIWPIEERPVPRSDVPGERTSPTQPFPSKPAPFDLQGITVDDLIDFTPELRAEAVEIASQYRMGPLFTPPSLEGAVDGPKGLIQSPGQGGGANWEGAAVDVESGVLYVASITRPIVRGLFNDPEQSDMNYIDARWRLEGPQGLPLIKPPWGRVTAIDLNTGEHLWMVPNGDTPDFVRDHPALEGVDVPKTGEARRAGSMVTPTLLFVAGGGAPWLRAYDKRTGDTVAEIELPAGATGTPMTYMVDGRQYIVVAVGGPGHPAELVALTAR; encoded by the coding sequence ATGATCCAGCGGACTGAAATCCATCGCCTGACGCTGTCGCTCATCGCCCTCTTCTGGGCGGCCCCCATCCTTGCGCAGGACGGTGCGAGGAACGGCGAGTGGCCTGCGTACGCCGCCGACGGCGGGAGCACCAAGTATTCGGCTCTCTCTCAGGTCGATCGCGACAACGTGGGGAGCCTCGAGATCGCCTGGCGCTGGCAGGCCGAGAACTTCGGCCCCGAGCCCGAGTTCAACTACCGCGTCACGCCGATCATGGTCGACGGCGTGCTCTACACCACGGCCGGGTACCGGCGGGCTGTCGTCGCGATCGATGCCGCGAGCGGCGAAACGCTCTGGATGTATCGCATGGACGAGGGCGTCCGCACGGACTATGCGCCCCGGGTCAGTTCGGGGCGGGGCGTGTCGTACTGGAAGGATGGGCCCGACGAGCGGATCTTCGTGATCACCCCCGGCTACCATCTGGTCGCACTGGATGCCAGGACAGGACGCCCTGTGCCAGCGTTCGGGCAGTCCGGCGTGGTCGACTTGAAGAGCGGCCTGGACCGACCGGTGGATCCCATCGAGGCAACGATCGGATCGAGCTCCCCTCCCGTCGTCTCGAACGGCGTGGTCGTGGTCGGTGCGGCGATGCTCACGGGGCTCAACCCGGTGAGCAGGGAGAACACGCCTGGCTTCGTACGCGGCTACGATGCACGGACCGGGGAGCGCCTGTGGATCTTCCACACGATTCCTCTGCCCGGCGAGCTCGGACACGATACGTGGGAGAACGAGTCGTGGCGCTACACCGGCAACGCCGGAGTGTGGGCGCCCTTCTCGGTCGACGAGGAGCTCGGCTTCGTCTACCTGCCCACCGAAGCCGCGACCGGCGACTACTACGGCGGTCATCGACTCGGGGACAACCTCTTCACGCAGAGCCTGGTGTGCCTCGACATCCTGACCGGAGAGCGAGTCTGGCACTTCCAGATGGTCCACCACGGGATCTGGGACTACGACAATCCGGCGCCGCCGATCCTCGTGGACGTCACGGTGGACGGCACACCGATCAAGGCCGTCGTTCAGGTCACGAAACAGGCCTTCGCCTACGTCTTCGATCGCCTGACCGGCGAGCCGATCTGGCCGATCGAGGAGCGGCCCGTACCCAGGAGTGACGTCCCCGGCGAGCGCACCTCACCGACGCAGCCATTCCCGAGCAAGCCCGCGCCCTTCGACCTGCAAGGGATCACGGTCGACGACCTGATCGACTTCACGCCCGAGCTGAGGGCCGAAGCCGTCGAGATCGCCTCGCAGTACCGGATGGGCCCCCTCTTCACACCGCCCTCGCTCGAGGGTGCCGTGGACGGTCCCAAGGGGCTCATCCAGTCCCCCGGGCAGGGCGGTGGCGCGAACTGGGAGGGCGCCGCGGTCGACGTGGAGAGCGGAGTCCTCTACGTAGCGTCGATCACGAGGCCCATCGTGAGGGGCCTGTTCAACGATCCCGAGCAGTCGGACATGAACTACATCGATGCGCGTTGGCGCCTCGAGGGACCGCAGGGCCTGCCGCTCATCAAGCCTCCCTGGGGCAGAGTGACGGCGATCGACTTGAACACCGGCGAGCACTTGTGGATGGTTCCGAACGGCGACACTCCGGACTTCGTACGCGATCATCCCGCGCTGGAGGGCGTCGATGTCCCCAAGACCGGGGAAGCGCGACGCGCCGGCTCGATGGTCACGCCGACGCTGCTCTTCGTCGCCGGTGGGGGCGCGCCATGGTTGAGGGCATACGACAAGCGGACGGGCGATACCGTCGCGGAGATCGAGCTACCAGCCGGAGCCACGGGCACGCCGATGACCTACATGGTCGATGGCCGCCAGTACATCGTCGTAGCGGTGGGTGGGCCCGGTCACCCGGCGGAGCTGGTGGCACTGACAGCGCGCTGA
- a CDS encoding aminotransferase class III-fold pyridoxal phosphate-dependent enzyme encodes MVRHSRHRAVRPAQRLTEGLASLAGRHEVIGDVRGLGLFLGVEFVTDRETKTPSAEVASYVVERMKDLGILLSADGPDHNVIKIKPPRPLSLADAERLVRELDAVLGEDRVREIAGRG; translated from the coding sequence ATCGTGCGACACTCCCGTCACCGCGCGGTGCGTCCAGCGCAGCGGCTGACGGAGGGACTCGCGTCGCTCGCGGGGCGGCACGAAGTCATCGGCGACGTCCGCGGTCTCGGCCTCTTCCTAGGTGTCGAGTTCGTCACGGACCGCGAGACGAAGACGCCATCTGCGGAGGTCGCGTCCTACGTCGTCGAGCGAATGAAGGACTTGGGTATACTGCTCAGCGCCGACGGCCCCGATCACAACGTCATCAAGATCAAGCCACCCCGGCCCCTCTCGCTCGCGGACGCCGAGCGCCTGGTTCGGGAGCTCGACGCGGTCCTGGGTGAAGACCGCGTGAGGGAGATCGCCGGGCGGGGCTGA
- a CDS encoding Ig-like domain-containing protein, producing MDGVAEQENGRRHTMERRWRGYYVVVLWVCAACGSTDVRPTCEAVRLETTSLNPRVGDAAHVGARGVTKGGVTTEGSAFTWLSSDPTVALVDQRGQVTPLRPGTTTITVTCTNAAIGRPSAAVQITVRPPLVRLLIQRAGAGNGFITTVPAGNDHEDGTSVVITATPAEGSVLQGFTGPCVRNGNTCTVVMRYPGPMQITVDFSLCPTSYCGEISITGGTLNFQRAGFGFNWDGHFEYAFDPAPRAGIRIHNRLNASSVSGSATTTGASTLSIPLSGSTIACLFVNPSTMVLTDLDRPIPALKIITFTWDRSGCSTAMRAEGSALPDTIGG from the coding sequence ATGGATGGGGTTGCCGAGCAGGAGAACGGTCGGAGGCATACGATGGAGCGTCGATGGCGTGGGTACTACGTCGTGGTGTTATGGGTTTGCGCAGCCTGTGGGTCCACGGATGTTCGGCCAACCTGCGAGGCGGTCCGGCTCGAGACGACGAGCCTGAATCCCCGGGTAGGGGATGCTGCGCACGTCGGGGCTCGTGGGGTCACGAAGGGCGGGGTCACGACCGAGGGGTCGGCCTTCACGTGGCTGTCGAGCGACCCCACGGTTGCGCTCGTCGATCAACGAGGCCAGGTGACGCCTCTCCGACCGGGGACGACGACGATCACCGTCACGTGCACCAACGCCGCAATCGGCCGACCGAGCGCGGCGGTCCAGATCACCGTGCGTCCCCCGTTGGTCCGGCTTCTGATCCAACGGGCCGGCGCCGGCAATGGGTTCATCACGACAGTCCCCGCGGGCAATGACCACGAGGACGGCACTTCGGTGGTCATCACCGCGACGCCGGCGGAGGGCTCCGTGCTCCAGGGCTTCACCGGGCCCTGCGTGAGGAACGGGAATACCTGCACGGTCGTCATGCGATACCCCGGCCCCATGCAGATTACGGTGGACTTCTCGCTCTGCCCGACGAGCTACTGCGGAGAGATATCGATCACCGGTGGCACGCTGAACTTCCAACGCGCCGGCTTCGGCTTCAACTGGGACGGCCACTTCGAGTATGCGTTCGATCCGGCGCCGAGGGCCGGCATCCGGATCCACAACCGCCTCAACGCGTCGAGCGTGTCGGGCTCGGCGACGACGACGGGCGCGTCGACCCTGAGCATCCCCCTGAGCGGGTCTACGATTGCGTGCCTATTCGTCAACCCGTCGACGATGGTACTGACGGACCTGGACCGGCCCATCCCCGCGTTGAAGATCATCACCTTCACATGGGACAGGTCCGGGTGCTCGACTGCGATGCGAGCCGAGGGCTCCGCACTTCCCGATACCATCGGTGGATGA
- a CDS encoding transposase: MRKRHKPEQIVRKLREADALLSGGASIVDACRRLEVSEATYHRWRKQYSGMGIQALKRLKALEQENTRLKRIVADQVVDISILKEVAEGNF; the protein is encoded by the coding sequence ATGAGAAAGCGACACAAGCCGGAACAGATCGTGCGGAAGCTACGCGAGGCGGACGCGCTGTTGAGCGGCGGGGCGTCGATCGTCGATGCGTGCCGGCGTCTGGAGGTGAGCGAAGCGACGTACCATCGCTGGCGGAAACAGTACAGCGGGATGGGGATCCAGGCTCTGAAGCGGCTGAAGGCCCTGGAACAGGAGAACACACGCCTGAAGAGGATCGTGGCCGACCAGGTGGTGGACATCAGCATCCTGAAGGAGGTCGCTGAGGGAAACTTCTGA
- a CDS encoding ABC transporter permease, translating to MSTPGYEMTPTVGEPSPRSHRLLLRAYPQWFRDEFGAELTGHLACQRTEPRYAARAVGTARFWWDAGLDALVTGVKLRLGRMSERASGLWSGRRGSGDGRFAGGADNGPNWGGVEAMLEAIMRDVRHAMRGLRKNPGYALVFIVTLGLGIGANTAMFSAVNGVLLRPLPHADGDRLVYLRQSALLADTENALFSVPEIDDYRRGAPSLEAVAEFSALTFTMLGYDAPRLVRAGIVTGNYFEVMGLSATLGRTVGIEDAGEGAPAVIVLSDAYWRSAFGADPGIIGTTVEMNGRIATFVGVAEPAPPYPEATDIYVNLATSPHHLDASMSHDRRHRMTEVFARLAPAATVESLRTEVSTITARIHEEYPEAYAATSGFDVTVTPLKTQLTARARPTLLLLLGTAFFVLIIACANLANLTLTRVLRRDHELAIRVALGGSRAALRRELLVESLVLASAGAALGLLLASVSLNLLISFAERFTSRASEIALDPSVFAFALVAAVFASVFFTMVPPLPDGDGVSRALTKGGTRSTVGAGAKRAQRALVVAQIGTSFVLLVGAGLLLRTMMHLNRIDPGFDAAQILSMDIPPNALMRADEETRNRYLAIVEDVRALPGVDDAALAMSVPLSSSGNFTTMTMEMAVEGDVLVPGAPQPRADFRVVSSGYFSTMGIELLRGREFTSTDVGDAQLVVVINESMARTHFGERDPLGQRIAWTNPLSSAGPPEWRTVVGVAADTKDGGLVAEVFHAMYMPYQQMLLAGALVVRVSGDPVAVAPAVREAILAHDSNQAIDNVMTIAALSSESVAPQRLNALLLGGFAVLALVIAAVGIGGVLAFSVGSRTREFGVRCALGARRQQVWSGVVTEGVTLAALGVSLGTVVAVVMTRFISGLLVGVQALDPVTFVAVGLLLGGVAIIAAWVPAWRAASVTPMEALAAE from the coding sequence GTGTCGACCCCCGGCTACGAGATGACGCCGACTGTGGGCGAGCCCTCTCCGAGGTCTCATCGGCTACTGCTCCGGGCCTATCCGCAGTGGTTCAGGGATGAATTCGGCGCTGAGTTGACTGGACATCTGGCGTGCCAGCGCACGGAGCCGCGATACGCAGCGCGAGCAGTGGGCACGGCACGCTTTTGGTGGGACGCTGGGCTCGATGCGCTGGTGACGGGCGTGAAGCTGAGGCTGGGACGCATGAGCGAGCGCGCCTCGGGCCTCTGGAGTGGACGACGAGGAAGTGGCGATGGCCGGTTCGCCGGCGGCGCAGACAATGGACCGAACTGGGGAGGGGTAGAGGCGATGTTGGAAGCGATCATGAGGGACGTGCGGCACGCGATGCGCGGCTTGAGGAAGAACCCTGGCTACGCTCTCGTCTTCATCGTAACCCTGGGCCTCGGCATCGGAGCGAACACGGCGATGTTCAGCGCCGTGAACGGAGTGCTGCTGCGCCCGCTCCCCCACGCGGATGGTGATCGGCTCGTGTATCTCCGTCAGTCGGCTCTGCTCGCGGATACCGAAAACGCGCTGTTCTCGGTCCCCGAGATCGATGACTACCGTCGAGGAGCTCCCTCTCTCGAGGCGGTTGCGGAGTTCTCCGCTCTCACCTTCACGATGCTCGGCTATGACGCGCCGCGTCTCGTGCGGGCCGGAATCGTGACTGGGAACTACTTCGAGGTGATGGGGCTGTCGGCGACACTCGGCCGGACGGTGGGCATTGAAGACGCCGGAGAGGGCGCGCCTGCAGTCATCGTCTTGTCGGACGCATACTGGCGGAGTGCTTTCGGCGCCGATCCGGGCATCATCGGAACAACGGTCGAGATGAACGGACGCATTGCGACGTTCGTTGGAGTTGCCGAGCCGGCACCGCCGTATCCGGAGGCCACCGATATCTACGTGAACCTCGCGACGAGTCCGCACCACCTCGATGCGTCGATGAGCCATGACCGGCGCCACCGGATGACCGAGGTTTTCGCCCGGCTCGCGCCCGCGGCGACCGTCGAGTCGCTCCGCACCGAGGTGTCCACGATTACGGCGCGTATTCACGAGGAATACCCCGAGGCGTACGCCGCCACGTCGGGATTCGACGTAACGGTCACGCCGCTGAAGACACAGCTCACGGCCCGCGCACGGCCCACGCTCCTGCTTCTTCTCGGCACCGCGTTCTTCGTGCTGATCATCGCGTGTGCCAACCTGGCGAACCTCACGTTGACGCGGGTGCTGCGGAGAGATCACGAGCTGGCTATCCGCGTGGCGCTCGGTGGGAGTCGCGCAGCGCTCCGGCGTGAGCTCCTGGTCGAGAGCCTCGTCCTAGCCAGTGCCGGAGCCGCGCTCGGGCTGCTCTTGGCTTCCGTCAGCCTGAACCTGCTCATCAGCTTCGCCGAGCGATTCACGTCGCGTGCGTCGGAGATCGCACTCGACCCGTCGGTCTTCGCTTTCGCTCTCGTCGCCGCGGTCTTCGCCTCGGTGTTTTTCACGATGGTGCCTCCCTTGCCGGATGGCGACGGCGTGAGCAGGGCTCTGACGAAGGGCGGTACGCGCTCGACGGTGGGGGCTGGAGCGAAGCGCGCACAACGAGCGCTAGTGGTGGCACAGATCGGAACTTCGTTCGTGCTGCTCGTCGGCGCCGGGCTGCTCCTGCGCACGATGATGCATCTGAACCGGATCGATCCGGGGTTCGACGCGGCGCAGATCCTTTCAATGGACATTCCGCCCAATGCTCTCATGCGGGCAGATGAGGAGACGCGGAATCGATACCTGGCGATCGTGGAGGACGTGCGAGCGCTACCGGGCGTGGATGACGCGGCGCTGGCCATGTCGGTGCCGCTGAGCTCGAGCGGGAACTTCACGACCATGACGATGGAGATGGCCGTGGAGGGCGACGTACTCGTGCCGGGCGCTCCGCAGCCGAGGGCGGATTTCCGTGTGGTGTCCTCGGGCTACTTCTCGACGATGGGCATCGAGTTGCTTCGCGGTCGTGAGTTCACGTCGACGGATGTCGGGGACGCTCAGCTGGTCGTCGTCATCAACGAGTCGATGGCGCGGACCCACTTCGGTGAACGCGATCCGCTGGGTCAGCGTATCGCGTGGACCAACCCGTTGTCGTCTGCCGGGCCGCCCGAGTGGCGCACCGTCGTCGGTGTGGCAGCGGATACCAAGGACGGCGGCCTCGTCGCCGAAGTGTTCCACGCGATGTACATGCCGTATCAGCAGATGTTGCTAGCCGGCGCGCTCGTCGTCCGCGTGAGCGGAGACCCGGTGGCCGTCGCACCCGCCGTTCGTGAGGCGATTCTGGCACACGATTCGAATCAGGCCATCGACAACGTCATGACGATTGCGGCGCTGAGTAGCGAGTCTGTTGCACCGCAGCGGCTCAATGCACTGCTGCTGGGCGGGTTCGCGGTGCTCGCGCTGGTGATCGCAGCCGTAGGGATCGGCGGCGTGCTCGCGTTTTCGGTCGGGAGCCGCACGCGGGAGTTCGGTGTCAGGTGCGCGCTGGGGGCTAGGCGACAACAGGTCTGGTCCGGCGTGGTTACGGAAGGAGTCACGCTGGCGGCATTAGGCGTCTCCCTGGGGACCGTCGTCGCTGTGGTCATGACGCGCTTCATTTCGGGTCTATTGGTCGGAGTTCAGGCGCTGGATCCCGTGACGTTCGTCGCGGTGGGCCTGCTGCTGGGTGGCGTCGCGATCATCGCGGCCTGGGTGCCCGCGTGGCGGGCCGCTTCGGTGACCCCTATGGAGGCGCTGGCGGCGGAGTAG
- a CDS encoding PadR family transcriptional regulator — protein sequence MPKTQIDERPTRPLTPATFHILLSLMHEAAHGYHIKRMVEERTYGAVLLGAGTLYAGIKRMTNDGLIEEAEAPRDARDVEPGPRWRFYAITQRGGEVLEREIARMESDLAAARAVVRRPA from the coding sequence ATGCCAAAGACTCAGATCGACGAACGACCCACTCGCCCGCTCACGCCGGCTACGTTCCACATCCTGCTCAGCCTGATGCACGAGGCCGCCCATGGCTATCACATCAAGCGGATGGTCGAGGAGCGGACGTACGGCGCGGTCCTGCTCGGGGCTGGCACGCTGTACGCTGGCATCAAGCGGATGACCAACGACGGCCTGATCGAAGAGGCGGAAGCTCCGCGGGATGCCAGGGACGTCGAGCCGGGCCCGCGCTGGCGATTCTACGCGATCACGCAGCGGGGAGGCGAGGTGCTCGAGCGTGAGATTGCGCGGATGGAGTCGGACCTGGCAGCAGCTCGCGCCGTTGTGCGCAGGCCCGCGTAG
- a CDS encoding helix-turn-helix domain containing protein, whose product MREPHPKREFLEAAGALHPHPERVRAQLFERHRFFDPLDKVQVKYEMLRAHAVDGETVVAVSQAFGFSRQTFYGTLHAFEELGVVGLTDEKRGRRGRVKLTEEDVTWVEARAAEAPELSGRELAEELFDERSVAVHRRTIERLVAGAGKKTAEDTRGEAAGPAGSRTEEGSPFPFVALGGRAQQRYEALRAYMLVPREGRARASAARFELSRFERFGLLGLLERDPVGEAWRADRVGTFHVEMIPVGTADTADRRTRL is encoded by the coding sequence ATGAGGGAGCCCCATCCGAAGCGTGAGTTTCTGGAAGCCGCCGGAGCGCTGCACCCGCATCCGGAGCGTGTGCGGGCTCAGCTCTTCGAGCGCCACCGCTTCTTCGATCCCCTGGACAAGGTGCAGGTGAAGTACGAGATGCTGCGGGCCCATGCGGTGGACGGAGAGACGGTTGTGGCGGTCTCTCAGGCGTTCGGCTTCTCGAGGCAGACGTTCTACGGCACACTCCACGCCTTCGAGGAGCTGGGTGTCGTGGGCCTCACGGACGAGAAGCGGGGTCGCCGGGGCCGGGTGAAGTTGACGGAAGAGGACGTGACGTGGGTTGAGGCCCGGGCCGCGGAGGCCCCCGAGCTCAGTGGGCGCGAGCTCGCCGAAGAACTGTTCGACGAACGCAGTGTGGCGGTACATCGCAGAACGATCGAACGGCTCGTGGCGGGGGCCGGAAAAAAAACCGCTGAAGACACGCGAGGGGAGGCGGCCGGCCCCGCTGGCTCCCGGACAGAAGAGGGCTCGCCCTTCCCCTTCGTGGCCCTCGGCGGTCGTGCCCAGCAGCGCTACGAAGCGCTGCGTGCGTACATGCTTGTGCCGAGGGAGGGACGCGCCCGGGCGAGTGCCGCCCGCTTCGAGCTCAGCCGCTTCGAGCGCTTTGGCCTGCTCGGGCTCCTGGAACGGGACCCGGTGGGCGAGGCGTGGCGCGCGGATCGGGTGGGCACTTTCCACGTGGAGATGATCCCGGTGGGCACCGCGGACACGGCCGACCGTCGGACTCGCCTCTAG
- a CDS encoding transposase: MTTEQASNGCSDTVLVRPSRWNGSTPPAVSCPSARGTHRRWVARLVYRLPKPAPDGRTELLLSPIQLLERLARFVTPPRVHRHRYHGVLAPNAKLRAAVTHIGRPDAETPTAQLPSPTSPSPTQQPSTDAEPTRTTSPARIRWAVLLARIYEVLPLLCPACGGPMRILSFITDPPVVVAILVHLELPHTPPPISPARGPPQGGFLLDQTPVFDPTEAEPIPEFVFDQSLPDEFDD; the protein is encoded by the coding sequence GTGACGACCGAGCAGGCGTCGAACGGCTGCTCCGATACTGTGCTCGTCCGCCCTTCGCGCTGGAACGGCTCTACGCCCCCGGCGGTATCGTGTCCCTCGGCTCGGGGCACCCACCGGAGGTGGGTCGCCAGGCTCGTCTATCGGCTACCCAAGCCGGCGCCCGACGGCCGCACCGAGCTCCTGCTCTCTCCGATTCAGCTTCTCGAGCGGCTAGCTCGTTTCGTCACACCCCCACGCGTCCACCGCCACCGGTACCACGGGGTTCTGGCCCCGAATGCCAAACTCCGTGCCGCCGTCACCCACATCGGCAGACCCGACGCCGAGACACCCACCGCTCAGCTCCCTAGCCCAACGAGCCCGAGTCCAACGCAACAGCCCTCCACCGATGCAGAGCCAACTCGCACCACCAGCCCTGCTCGCATCCGATGGGCTGTGCTGCTCGCTCGCATCTACGAGGTGCTGCCGCTGCTCTGCCCCGCGTGTGGCGGCCCCATGAGGATCCTCTCCTTCATCACCGACCCGCCCGTGGTCGTCGCCATCCTCGTGCACCTCGAGCTCCCTCACACACCTCCCCCTATCTCACCGGCTCGCGGCCCCCCGCAGGGAGGCTTCCTCCTCGACCAGACCCCAGTCTTCGATCCCACCGAGGCCGAGCCCATCCCAGAATTCGTGTTCGACCAGTCGCTGCCCGACGAGTTCGACGACTGA
- a CDS encoding DUF1343 domain-containing protein has product MRAGIEVLLSDSLHLIRGRRVGLVTNHTGVYWSLAPRASDAERETATTIDALHGAADAELVALYGPEHGIRGVEQAGARIDSEVDERTGVPIHSLYGRTLRPTPEMLEGVEVLVFDMQDVGARYYTYVSTMAYAMEAAGEHGIPFVVLDRPNPIRGDVVQGNVLDPEYSTFVGLYPVPMRHGMTVGELARMYVGEFGVDVELHVVPMDGWRRDMTFSDTGLPWVAPSPNMPTLESALAYPGTCLFEGTPLSVGRGTDRAFQWVGAPWLEGPALAESLNAYGLEGVRFEAATFTPVNAGDGKFEGQEIQAVRLVHETTSYDASRAAVAMLLEAYAMSGDNWAWREAHFDRLAGTDALRLGIEAGQDFAALTAAWDEGVREFERLRRPYLIY; this is encoded by the coding sequence GTGCGGGCGGGGATAGAGGTGCTGCTGTCGGACTCACTGCACCTGATACGCGGTCGCAGAGTCGGCCTCGTCACCAACCATACCGGCGTCTATTGGTCTCTCGCGCCACGAGCCTCCGACGCCGAGCGCGAGACCGCCACCACGATCGACGCGCTCCACGGCGCAGCGGACGCGGAGCTCGTTGCGCTGTACGGGCCCGAACACGGGATTCGCGGCGTCGAGCAGGCCGGCGCGCGCATCGACAGCGAAGTCGACGAGCGAACCGGAGTGCCGATTCACTCGCTCTATGGCCGGACGCTGCGACCTACGCCGGAGATGCTCGAAGGCGTGGAGGTTCTCGTCTTCGACATGCAGGACGTAGGAGCACGTTACTACACGTACGTCTCCACGATGGCGTACGCGATGGAAGCCGCCGGAGAACACGGAATCCCGTTCGTCGTGCTGGATCGGCCGAACCCGATCCGTGGGGATGTCGTGCAGGGGAACGTGCTCGACCCGGAGTACTCCACATTCGTCGGGCTCTATCCCGTACCGATGCGTCACGGGATGACGGTGGGTGAGCTGGCTCGCATGTACGTCGGAGAGTTCGGCGTCGACGTAGAACTGCACGTCGTGCCGATGGACGGGTGGCGGCGCGACATGACGTTCTCAGACACCGGGCTGCCGTGGGTGGCTCCGTCACCGAACATGCCGACGCTCGAGAGTGCGCTCGCATATCCCGGCACGTGCTTGTTCGAGGGCACCCCACTTTCCGTGGGCCGTGGCACCGACCGCGCTTTCCAGTGGGTTGGCGCCCCATGGCTCGAGGGTCCGGCGCTCGCGGAGTCTCTGAACGCATACGGGCTGGAGGGTGTGCGCTTCGAGGCGGCGACCTTCACGCCGGTGAACGCGGGCGACGGGAAGTTCGAAGGCCAGGAGATCCAGGCGGTTCGCCTGGTCCATGAAACCACCAGCTACGACGCGTCGAGGGCCGCGGTCGCTATGCTGCTCGAGGCCTATGCGATGTCCGGCGACAACTGGGCTTGGCGCGAAGCCCATTTCGATCGTCTCGCGGGGACAGACGCGCTCCGCTTGGGTATCGAAGCGGGACAAGACTTCGCTGCGCTGACGGCAGCGTGGGACGAAGGCGTGAGGGAGTTCGAGCGGTTGCGGCGTCCATACCTCATCTACTGA